Proteins from a genomic interval of Antedon mediterranea chromosome 5, ecAntMedi1.1, whole genome shotgun sequence:
- the LOC140049105 gene encoding uncharacterized protein has translation MTETWLDNSIYDSQLFNNDYIVFRKDRNSHGGGVLIAVKTSLQPSECHELNDNILELLWLECYTGIGKILIGVYYRPPSSNIQYTNALYTNLEKVQRKMTQYKWVSLIGDFNIHIEWNDIQVDKSSGLTSLANGLLDATNSTGLVQVLKQPSYITRDSKGHFLDLADFSKMQTILDNFNWENCFQYNNISDIWESISSNINFAISKSVPTRKCKKSKSFPWITPEIKKLCTKKRKLYKIAKQVGTEESINKFKSCSRELKKSIYCSHRDYVVNISNKATTDIKQFWAYIRSIKNDSDVISFKINNTMVSDAKVLANLFNTQFVNNFCIDNDQHCDLDTIDCLTNFECKPFVMPEVFYALSQLNVSKSPGPDCLLPIFLKSCKAQLANVLCTFFNLTVQKGILPKQWKDANVVPIFKRNGKPKDEMKSYRPVSLTPIICKIIEKLLCYRLREYLEYNNILSENQFGFRQMYSTELLLSKVFHSWAQSLELKGCKNIDIIFFDFSSAFDKVSHKRLIKKLNNCGIGGNTNAWITDFLSNRRQRVIYRGEKSEWVNSLSRPIYNNNDCKLLQKDLDLIAKWANVNKLPLNPVKCAVMHVTRCKEIVNWDYTIESDNIPKVTELKFLGVYTMGANTK, from the exons ATGACAGAAACATGGCTTGACAATTCCATTTATGATAGTCAACTATTTAATAACGATTATATAGTTTTTAGAAAGGATAGAAACTCACATGGTGGGGGAGTACTTATTGCTGTAAAAACATCATTACAACCATCTGAGTGTCATGAACTAAATGATAATATACTGGAGTTATTGTGGTTAGAGTGTTACACTGGTATTGGAAAAATTCTTATAGGTGTATATTACAGACCACCATCTTCCAATATTCAATACACAAATGCTTTAtacacaaatttagaaaaagttcaaagaaaaatGACTCAGTACAAATGGGTTTCGCTTATTGGTGATTTTAATATACATATTGAATGGAATGATATACAGGTAGACAAAAGTAGTGGTTTAACTAGCCTAGCGAATGGTCTATTAGATGCAACAAACTCTACTGGGTTAGTTCAAGTCTTAAAACAACCATCGTATATTACACGTGATAGTAAAGGACATTTCTTAGATTTA GCTGATTTTTCAAAAATGCAGACTATATTAGATAATTTTAATTGGGagaattgttttcaatataataatattagtgaTATATGGGAAAGTATTTCTAGTAATATCAATTTTGCAATTTCAAAATCTGTACCAACTAGGAAATGTAAAAAATCGAAATCTTTTCCCTGGATAACTCCAGAAATCAAAAAGCTTTGCACAAAGAAAAGAAAGTTGTACAAAATTGCTAAACAAGTAGGAACTGAAGAAagcataaataaattcaaatcttGTAGCAGGGAATTAAAAAAGTCAATATATTGTAGCCATCGGGATTATGTTGTAAATATTTCAAACAAAGCTACAACTGATATAAAACAATTCTGGGCGTATATAAGGTCTATAAAAAATGACTCAGATGTTATTAGCTTTAAGATAAATAACACAATGGTATCTGATGCTAAGGTGTTGGCTAATCTTTTCAATACACAATTTGTAAACAACTTTTGCATAGATAATGATCAGCATTGTGATTTGGATACAATAGATTGTCTTACCAACTTTGAATGTAAACCCTTTGTGATGCCTGAGGTATTTTATGCCCTCTCACAGTTAAATGTATCCAAATCACCAGGACCTGATTGTTTGCTTCCAATATTCTTAAAGTCATGTAAGGCACAATTGGCTAATGTTTTATGTACATTCTTTAATTTAACTGTACAAAAAGGTATTTTACCAAAACAATGGAAGGATGCAAATGTTGTACCTATTTTCAAAAGAAATGGAAAACCCAAAGACGAAATGAAAAGCTATCGTCCAGTGTCCTTAACTCCCATAATTTGTAAGATTATTGAGAAATTGCTTTGTTATCGCTTAAGGGAATATctagaatataataatattctttcAGAAAATCAGTTTGGGTTTAGACAAATGTATAGTACTGAACTTTTACTTTCAAAGGTTTTTCATTCATGGGCACAGAGCTTAGAACTTAAAGGttgtaaaaatattgatattattttttttgattTTTCTTCTGCATTTGATAAGGTGTCTCATAAAAGATTAATTAAGAAACTTAATAACTGTGGCATTGGTGGAAACACTAATGCATGGATTACAGATTTTCTTTCAAATAGACGCCAAAGGGTTATTTACAGAGGAGAAAAGTCAGAGTGGGTAAATTCATTATCACGTCctatttataacaataatgatTGTAAATTGCTTCAAAAGGATTTAGATTTAATTGCTAAATGggcaaatgtaaacaaacttccCTTAAATCCTGTCAAATGCGCCGTAATGCATGTTACAAGATGTAAAGAGATAGTTAACTGGGATTATACCATAGAATCAGACAATATTCCTAAAGTTACAGAATTAAAATTTCTAGGTGTTTAT ACTATGGGAGCAAATACCAAATGA
- the LOC140048844 gene encoding uncharacterized protein, protein MVLIERMTNLLQKTMSPVPTLLEYLESNSCAILFPKAVLYVKNPTAKHTPIKRVPMDGHFSQATALNRLISLCHQLQHDVTTMTNHKYIAHQIALLYQSINQLGNPKVLLDHRTSIETTFKKIKAELGKEDEKPPCLNSELIFCFQLIQ, encoded by the exons ATGGTGCTCATTGAAAGAATGACCAACTTATTACAGAAGACTATGTCACCAGTTCCAACATTATTA gAATACCTTGAAAGTAACAGTTGTGCAATTCTATTCCCGAAGGCAGTGTTATACGTCAAGAATCCAACTGCTAAGCATACTCCCATTAAAAGGGTGCCTATGGACG GTCATTTTAGCCAAGCTACAGCATTGAACCGACTGATATCATTATGTCACCAACTGCAGCATGATGTTACAACAATGACCAACCACAAGTACATAGCGCATCAAATTGCTCTGCTATAT CAATCTATCAATCAGCTTGGCAACCCAAAGGTGCTTTTGGATCACAGAACAAGCATTGAAACAACATTTAAGAAAATTAAAGCTGAACTGGGAAAAGAAGACGAAAAGCCACCTTGTCTTAACTCAGAGTTGATCTTCTG TTTTCAGTTGATACAATAA